From the bacterium genome, one window contains:
- a CDS encoding cytochrome c3 family protein, with amino-acid sequence MRPLPALGFAVVAVVGATALLTACRNALPTTSFLHKRAAPESKSTSDARHRFDHALHAEVLAAQGQTCADCHRFDVIIETGEPALASDISARALHPGGAACHYCHGPGETKMATAPGTCTTCHTNLLPLRPTDHDVSWIRVHASVAQAQPGQCENCHKQSECIYCHETRDTIQTIVHDRNFLYFHSIEARANPMQCGSCHREDYCIRCHQQGKPEVRQ; translated from the coding sequence GTGAGACCGCTGCCCGCGCTGGGGTTCGCCGTGGTGGCGGTGGTGGGGGCGACGGCGCTGCTGACCGCCTGCCGCAATGCGCTGCCGACCACCAGCTTCCTGCACAAACGGGCGGCGCCGGAGTCGAAGAGCACCAGCGATGCGCGACACCGCTTCGATCACGCGCTGCACGCCGAGGTGCTCGCCGCGCAGGGCCAGACCTGCGCCGACTGCCACCGCTTCGACGTCATCATCGAGACCGGCGAGCCGGCCCTGGCGAGCGACATCTCGGCGCGCGCGCTGCACCCGGGCGGGGCCGCCTGCCATTACTGCCACGGCCCCGGCGAGACCAAGATGGCGACCGCGCCGGGCACCTGCACCACCTGCCACACCAACCTGCTGCCGCTGCGACCGACGGACCACGACGTGTCCTGGATCCGCGTCCACGCCTCGGTCGCCCAGGCGCAACCCGGGCAGTGCGAGAACTGCCACAAGCAGTCGGAGTGCATCTACTGCCACGAGACCCGCGACACCATCCAGACGATCGTCCACGACCGCAATTTCCTCTACTTCCATTCGATCGAGGCGCGGGCCAATCCGATGCAGTGCGGCAGTTGCCACCGCGAGGACTACTGCATCCGCTGCCACCAGCAGGGCAAACCGGAGGTGAGACAATGA
- a CDS encoding thioesterase family protein: MATDALFVRDGSQFTPSELARGPWTPEAQHGGAPAALLAVLAEEADGGAGMQVARLTIELLRPVPIAPLTARTRVLRPGRKVQLVEASLWRGDTEVARCTALRLRRADVALPAGLPRIAAPSPPDGGRDSLPPWSDSLSYRGFHNAAVEHRFVRGSFDEPGPAVDWIRLRVPVLHGEPTSPLSRVAAAADFGNGISWILHRADGYSFINPDLTIYLHRYPEAEWICLDAVTYPQPTGIGLAESWLFDQRGPIGRAAQSLLIERA; encoded by the coding sequence ATGGCGACAGATGCGCTCTTCGTTCGCGACGGCAGCCAGTTCACCCCGTCGGAGTTGGCGCGCGGTCCGTGGACGCCGGAGGCGCAGCACGGCGGGGCGCCGGCGGCGCTGCTCGCCGTGCTCGCGGAGGAGGCCGACGGTGGCGCCGGCATGCAGGTGGCGCGGCTGACCATCGAGTTGCTGCGGCCCGTGCCGATCGCGCCGCTGACGGCGCGGACGCGCGTGCTGCGGCCGGGCCGCAAGGTGCAACTGGTCGAGGCGTCGCTGTGGCGCGGGGACACCGAGGTCGCGCGCTGCACCGCGCTGCGCCTGCGGCGCGCCGACGTCGCGCTGCCCGCCGGCCTGCCGCGGATCGCCGCGCCATCGCCGCCCGACGGCGGCCGCGACAGCCTGCCGCCGTGGAGCGACTCGCTGTCGTACCGCGGCTTCCACAACGCCGCCGTCGAGCACCGCTTCGTCCGCGGCAGCTTCGACGAACCGGGTCCGGCGGTCGACTGGATCCGCCTGCGGGTGCCGGTGCTGCACGGCGAGCCGACCTCGCCGCTCAGCCGCGTCGCCGCCGCCGCCGACTTCGGCAACGGCATCAGTTGGATCCTGCACCGCGCCGACGGCTACAGCTTCATCAACCCCGACCTGACGATCTACCTGCACCGCTATCCGGAGGCGGAGTGGATCTGCCTCGACGCCGTGACCTACCCGCAACCGACCGGCATCGGCCTGGCGGAGAGCTGGCTCTTCGACCAGCGGGGCCCGATCGGCCGCGCCGCCCAGAGCCTGCTGATCGAGCGCGCGTAG